In Sciurus carolinensis chromosome 17, mSciCar1.2, whole genome shotgun sequence, one genomic interval encodes:
- the LOC124969220 gene encoding olfactory receptor 7D4-like — MEGENHTGLSQFLLLGLSEDPELQSFLFGLFLFMYLVTVLGNLLIILAICSDSHLHTPMYFSLSNLSFTDICFTSTTVPKMLVNIHAHSKDISYIECLTQAYYCMVFVGIDVLLLTIMAYDRFAAICHPLNYIVIMNPRYCGLLVLISWLIICWVSLIHILLMKQLTFSKGTEIPRFFCEVVQLLKVASSDTLVNNIFMFVVAVVLGIFSVTGILFSYSQIVSSLMKMSSVSKYKALSTCGSHLCVVSLFYGTGLGVYLSSPLTHFPQKISISSVMYTVVTPMLNPFIYSLRNKDVKRALWRLLSRAGSCP, encoded by the coding sequence ATGGAAGGAGAGAACCACACAGGCTTATCACAGTTTCTCCTCTTGGGTCTCTCAGAGGATCCTGAACTTCAGTCCTTCCTCTTTGGCCTGTTCCTgttcatgtacctggtcacagtgcttgggaacctgctcatcatcctggccatctgctctgactcccacctccacactcccatgtacttctccctctccaacctgtccttcactGACATCTGTTTCACCTCCACCACagtccccaagatgctggtgaacatccatgCACATAGCAAAGATATTTCCTACATAGAGTGCCTCACTCAGGCATATTATTGTATGGTTTTTGTTGGAATAGATGTTTTACTGCTGACCATAATGGCATATGACAGATTTGCAGCCATCTGCCACCCACTGAACTATATAGTCATCATGAACCCCCGGTACTGTGGCCTTCTGGTTCTGATTTCTTGGCTTATTATATGCTGGGTGTCCCTGATTCATATTCTATTGATGAAGCAGCTGACCTTCTCCAAAGGCACTGAAATCCCACGTTTCTTTTGTGAAGTGGTTCAGCTTCTCAAGGTGGCCAGCTCTGATACTCTTGTCAATAACATCTTTATGTTTGTGGTAGCTGTTGTGCTGGGCATATTTTCTGTTACTGGAATTCTGTTCTCTTACTCTCAGATTGTCTCCTCCTTAATGAAGATGTCCTCTGTAAGCAAGTATAAAGCATTAtctacctgtgggtctcacctctgtgtggtctccttgttctatggaacAGGACTTGGAGTTTACCTCAGTTCTCCTCTGACTCACTTTCCCCAGAAAATCTCTATttcctcagtgatgtacactgtggtcacccccatgttaaaccccttcatctacagcctgcgGAACAAGGATGTGAAGCGGGCCCtgtggagactcctcagcagGGCAGGCTCTTGTCCCTGA